A section of the Paenibacillus odorifer genome encodes:
- a CDS encoding extracellular solute-binding protein, with amino-acid sequence MIQTLRHEIRSGSIAIGSYLPSESDLEVRFGLSNASVRNGLKVLVDEGLIEKIPRVGNRVIPPVEEGRTTIKFGYVNTIPKLVEMQELLNEFGKRYPHIDVQPLELSSGNYSTSLKEYLQSEIMDVVLLNNNNYQDFLEQGCTELLEPMEEQPDTYRFLSDPFRYGDRNRVRPFIYSPVVLCYNKQHFKEAGVSPPDSSWTWDDLFANGRKVAEGHDWYGFYFYLPSRNRWPLFLLQSGTTFAAEQDDEGKYRFSGSKLLDSLGTIRKLIGMKDVFPAVLSESDADAEALFLQGKVSMIMTTYYFLNQLRQSDLAFDIAPLPRLQNADTLLIINGLAVNSKSQNKDASMLLVDFLTSHEAQLIIRRKTLNIAANRLVMDWEGEEVGYRPARFQLYREIFPTYRLVTELGLSNLQLKEIQRDIMMFVSGLLDNDELCRRLEEILNTVNQETQHS; translated from the coding sequence ATGATTCAAACCTTGCGACATGAAATTCGTTCGGGAAGTATAGCGATCGGCAGTTATCTTCCTTCAGAAAGCGACTTAGAGGTGCGTTTCGGACTTAGTAACGCTTCTGTGCGCAACGGGCTCAAGGTGCTGGTGGATGAAGGCTTAATTGAGAAAATTCCGCGTGTTGGCAATCGGGTCATCCCTCCGGTAGAGGAAGGCAGAACGACGATCAAGTTCGGATATGTGAACACCATCCCCAAGCTTGTAGAGATGCAAGAGTTACTGAATGAGTTCGGCAAACGCTATCCGCATATCGACGTTCAGCCGCTCGAGTTGTCTTCAGGAAACTACTCAACATCTTTGAAAGAATATTTGCAATCGGAAATCATGGATGTCGTACTGTTGAATAATAACAATTACCAGGATTTTTTGGAGCAAGGCTGTACAGAGCTGCTGGAGCCGATGGAGGAACAGCCGGACACGTATCGTTTTCTTTCCGACCCGTTCCGGTACGGTGACCGTAATCGCGTTCGCCCCTTCATTTATTCTCCAGTTGTGCTTTGTTATAATAAACAGCACTTTAAGGAAGCCGGCGTATCACCACCCGACAGTAGCTGGACCTGGGACGATTTGTTCGCTAATGGTCGAAAGGTAGCAGAAGGTCATGACTGGTACGGTTTTTATTTTTATTTGCCTTCTCGTAACCGGTGGCCGTTGTTCCTGCTTCAAAGCGGCACAACGTTTGCGGCAGAACAGGATGACGAAGGCAAATACCGGTTCAGTGGCTCAAAGCTACTCGACAGTTTAGGAACCATCCGAAAGCTGATAGGCATGAAGGATGTATTTCCAGCCGTATTGTCCGAGAGCGATGCGGATGCGGAAGCCTTGTTCTTGCAAGGCAAAGTGTCCATGATAATGACGACCTATTATTTCTTGAATCAATTGCGTCAATCCGATTTGGCATTCGATATTGCTCCATTGCCTCGGCTGCAAAATGCTGATACGCTGCTGATTATAAATGGACTGGCGGTTAACAGCAAATCACAGAACAAGGATGCATCCATGCTACTCGTTGATTTTCTCACCTCACACGAGGCGCAACTGATCATTAGGCGCAAGACACTGAATATTGCAGCCAACCGTTTGGTGATGGATTGGGAAGGTGAGGAAGTGGGTTATCGTCCGGCCCGTTTTCAGCTTTACCGTGAGATCTTCCCTACCTATCGTCTGGTTACAGAGCTGGGTTTAAGCAACCTCCAGTTGAAAGAGATTCAACGCGATATCATGATGTTTGTATCAGGCCTACTGGACAACGACGAGTTATGCCGCAGGCTTGAGGAGATATTGAATACGGTAAATCAGGAGACTCAGCACTCTTGA
- a CDS encoding SGNH/GDSL hydrolase family protein, translating into MEKEGVYFHNVSELVHKPYQSGLHLQRFPQHVRNGLSEKGRTKAIQSNGCELRFVTESKHVRVTVGSNDSNGRVVVCRGDFFHSQHFLQAGTVTTLHLEEPERFTEVSSKRLNQSGFSSNVWRLHFDRFGAVFYDVDAFGCEARAPRPDEVPKLTMLAYGSSISQSAGSTHHFNGYLQQTARRLGVDVLNLALSGSCYCEDVVADHLAEREDWDFLFLELGVNMRAVVSPEEFKRRVSYMLDRVIENHPDKPVFVTTIYPNRATYFLDAGHLLHVQEGIFNEVLLRYCESNKHPQLHLLDGASVMRDLTSLTSDLIHPSDYGHTLMSEHLAKLLRPMIEPLRTSSHSSAVSQIL; encoded by the coding sequence ATGGAAAAGGAAGGCGTTTATTTTCACAATGTTTCGGAGCTGGTTCATAAACCCTATCAATCTGGATTGCATCTCCAGCGTTTTCCACAGCATGTGCGCAATGGCTTGTCAGAGAAAGGAAGAACCAAAGCTATACAATCGAACGGCTGCGAATTGCGGTTTGTCACCGAATCCAAGCATGTTAGGGTCACTGTCGGATCGAATGATAGTAACGGCCGAGTTGTGGTATGCAGAGGGGATTTTTTTCATTCTCAGCATTTTTTGCAGGCGGGTACGGTAACCACTCTGCACTTGGAGGAGCCGGAACGTTTTACAGAGGTATCAAGTAAGCGGCTGAATCAGTCTGGATTTTCCTCTAACGTATGGCGTTTGCATTTTGATCGTTTCGGAGCTGTTTTCTACGATGTGGATGCTTTTGGTTGTGAAGCACGTGCGCCTAGACCGGATGAGGTACCGAAGCTTACGATGCTCGCCTATGGATCTTCCATCAGCCAGAGCGCGGGATCCACGCATCATTTCAATGGTTACTTACAGCAGACAGCGCGCAGACTTGGTGTGGATGTGCTAAATCTTGCGCTTAGCGGATCTTGTTATTGCGAGGACGTAGTTGCCGATCATCTGGCTGAACGTGAGGATTGGGATTTTCTGTTTCTGGAACTTGGTGTCAATATGCGTGCTGTAGTGTCTCCCGAGGAATTCAAGCGTAGAGTGTCTTACATGCTGGACCGGGTTATCGAAAATCATCCTGACAAACCTGTGTTTGTTACTACGATTTATCCGAATCGTGCAACGTATTTTCTTGATGCAGGCCATCTTCTTCATGTCCAAGAGGGGATTTTTAACGAAGTGCTGCTTCGTTACTGTGAGAGCAATAAACATCCACAACTACATCTGCTGGATGGCGCATCAGTCATGCGCGATCTTACCTCGCTGACCTCCGATCTGATTCATCCTTCCGATTATGGACACACGCTAATGAGCGAGCATTTAGCAAAACTGTTGCGGCCCATGATCGAGCCCCTCCGAACTTCTAGTCATTCTAGTGCCGTGTCCCAAATTTTGTAA